One part of the Anaeromyxobacter sp. Fw109-5 genome encodes these proteins:
- a CDS encoding lytic transglycosylase domain-containing protein, translating to MIALLALLGVAPTQAAVREPLCAWLSGIAEAAQAQADGDAAAAEIAARRALGARPRGAAAGRASAALGLALAGRGANAEAAETLETALAGATQSARAHLALARAEALLSSGDAPRAAKLFGDVAVSGDLAVARRARWREPEALLAAGLAPEAVPLLEALLRDQPADGAAPAARLALARGLRELGEDVRAAEVYRSLWLERPELPQGRAAGGALETWRAAAGPVPPATAAEQLARADRLLATGWPDEALLALDAAEHADPPPAPERAAVLRAGALVALGRFEEARRLAAPLTGATDESDRRGALLVLARVAARAARVDEASRLYGELAALRAPVPGLPGWRQRDLGDEAAYLAAWLHYDAGRYARAATALDAFAKANRRSRRADDARWFAAWSLYRLGRGAAAARALAKLERTSYADAAAYWRARLARAPREQRRLYRAAIDAGGDGWYALLARARLRALGEELARVPPADARPLPEVRDPDAAARLAVAVELLGLGLRTEALEELSDLARSWRIRPAAPVVAQLAAFAGDAEVPFRVARDHLLPTRRTLRWAHPEPYPELVPARATAVGLDPSLLLAVMRRESGFRPRIRSGAGAEGLLQLRPATAERVAAVLGLPPGLGARLGEPEVNITLGSHYLGLLLARFGEPALAVAAYNAGPAAAAEWARSRAGMPLDAWVESIPYRETRSYVRIVLTDWDVYRALRGDAPAPIDPARVVSAPRGGVAF from the coding sequence GTGATCGCCTTGCTTGCTTTACTGGGGGTCGCGCCGACCCAGGCCGCGGTACGTGAGCCGCTGTGCGCCTGGCTCTCGGGCATCGCGGAGGCCGCGCAGGCGCAGGCGGACGGCGACGCCGCGGCGGCGGAGATCGCGGCACGACGGGCGCTCGGCGCACGCCCGCGCGGTGCCGCGGCGGGGCGTGCTTCGGCGGCGCTGGGGCTCGCCCTGGCCGGCCGTGGCGCGAACGCGGAGGCCGCCGAGACCCTCGAGACCGCCCTCGCGGGGGCGACGCAATCCGCCCGCGCCCACCTCGCCCTGGCGCGCGCCGAGGCGCTGCTCTCCTCCGGGGACGCGCCGCGGGCGGCCAAGCTCTTCGGAGACGTGGCGGTTTCCGGCGATCTCGCGGTCGCGCGGCGCGCGCGCTGGCGCGAGCCGGAGGCGCTGCTGGCGGCCGGCCTCGCCCCGGAAGCCGTGCCGCTCCTCGAGGCGCTCCTGCGCGACCAGCCGGCCGACGGCGCCGCGCCCGCCGCGCGGCTGGCGCTCGCGCGCGGCCTGCGCGAGCTCGGCGAGGACGTCCGCGCGGCCGAGGTGTATCGGTCGCTGTGGCTCGAGCGGCCGGAGCTGCCGCAGGGGCGCGCCGCGGGCGGCGCTCTCGAGACGTGGCGCGCCGCCGCAGGTCCCGTCCCCCCTGCGACCGCGGCCGAGCAGCTCGCGCGCGCGGACCGCCTCCTCGCCACGGGGTGGCCCGACGAGGCGCTCCTCGCGCTGGACGCGGCCGAGCACGCGGATCCTCCCCCTGCCCCCGAGCGCGCCGCAGTGCTGCGCGCGGGAGCGCTCGTCGCGCTCGGTCGCTTCGAGGAGGCCCGGCGGCTCGCCGCGCCGCTCACCGGGGCGACGGACGAGAGCGACCGTCGCGGCGCGCTGCTCGTGCTCGCGCGCGTGGCGGCGAGGGCGGCGCGCGTGGACGAGGCGAGCCGCCTCTACGGCGAGCTGGCGGCGCTCCGGGCGCCCGTCCCGGGCCTCCCGGGGTGGCGGCAGCGCGACCTCGGCGACGAGGCCGCCTACCTCGCCGCCTGGCTCCACTACGATGCCGGGCGGTACGCGCGCGCCGCGACGGCGCTGGACGCGTTCGCGAAGGCGAACCGCCGCTCGCGCCGCGCGGACGACGCGCGCTGGTTCGCGGCGTGGTCGCTGTACCGTCTCGGGCGCGGAGCCGCCGCCGCGCGCGCGCTCGCGAAGCTCGAGCGCACGTCGTACGCGGATGCCGCCGCGTACTGGCGCGCGCGCCTCGCCCGCGCGCCGCGCGAGCAGCGGCGCCTGTACCGCGCGGCGATCGACGCCGGCGGCGACGGCTGGTACGCGCTGCTGGCGCGCGCGCGGCTCAGGGCGCTCGGAGAGGAGCTCGCGCGGGTGCCGCCGGCGGACGCGCGCCCCTTGCCCGAGGTGCGCGACCCCGACGCGGCGGCGCGCCTCGCGGTCGCGGTCGAGCTCCTCGGGCTCGGGCTACGCACCGAGGCGCTGGAGGAGCTCTCCGACCTGGCCCGCTCCTGGCGCATCCGTCCGGCGGCGCCGGTCGTCGCGCAGCTCGCCGCGTTCGCGGGCGACGCGGAGGTCCCGTTCCGCGTGGCCCGGGATCACCTCCTGCCCACCCGCCGCACGCTGCGGTGGGCGCACCCCGAGCCCTACCCCGAGCTCGTCCCGGCGCGCGCGACCGCCGTGGGCCTCGATCCCTCCCTGCTGCTCGCCGTCATGCGGCGGGAGTCCGGGTTCCGCCCCCGGATCCGGAGCGGCGCCGGCGCCGAGGGGCTGCTGCAGCTTCGGCCGGCGACGGCCGAGCGCGTCGCGGCGGTGCTCGGGCTTCCGCCGGGCCTCGGGGCGCGGCTGGGCGAGCCGGAGGTGAACATCACCCTCGGCTCGCACTACCTCGGGCTGCTCCTCGCGCGGTTCGGCGAGCCGGCCCTCGCGGTCGCCGCGTACAACGCGGGCCCGGCGGCGGCCGCGGAGTGGGCCCGGTCGCGCGCCGGCATGCCCCTCGACGCCTGGGTCGAGTCGATCCCGTACCGGGAGACGCGCAGCTACGTGAGGATCGTGCTCACGGACTGGGACGTTTATCGGGCGTTGAGGGGAGACGCGCCCGCGCCCATCGATCCCGCCCGCGTGGTGTCGGCCCCGCGCGGCGGCGTCGCGTTCTGA
- a CDS encoding ribonuclease D → MTPPRQGATPLLVADSSSLSRLVEEVRAEPVVALDTESNSFHVYRERICLLQVSTRAADYIVDPLAVDPSPLGEVLCDGRETVLHGADYDVRCLRREYGWHLPRLFDTMAAARRLGRQGLGLSALVEAHFGVRLSKTFQRSDWGQRPLTAAQLAYAALDTHYLLALRDMLAGELDTLGASEQARREFERIAAVVARERVFDPEGFRRLRGARELDPAGLAVLRAIYVAREERASGLDRPPFKVLGEDAMIAIARRLPRDADELGRIPGVTPSVMRRLGDEILAAVRAAAPPVSEGT, encoded by the coding sequence ATGACGCCTCCTCGACAAGGCGCCACCCCGCTCCTCGTCGCCGACTCCTCGTCGCTCTCGCGGCTGGTGGAGGAGGTCCGCGCGGAGCCGGTGGTGGCGCTCGACACGGAATCGAACAGCTTCCACGTCTACCGCGAGCGGATCTGCCTGCTGCAGGTGTCGACCCGCGCGGCCGACTACATCGTCGATCCGCTCGCGGTGGATCCCTCGCCGCTCGGCGAGGTGCTCTGCGACGGGCGGGAGACGGTGCTCCACGGCGCCGACTACGACGTGCGCTGCCTCAGGCGCGAGTACGGGTGGCACCTCCCGCGCCTGTTCGACACCATGGCGGCGGCCCGCCGGCTGGGGCGGCAGGGGCTCGGGCTCTCGGCGCTCGTCGAGGCCCACTTCGGCGTGCGCCTCTCGAAGACGTTCCAGCGCTCGGACTGGGGCCAGCGGCCGCTGACCGCCGCGCAGCTCGCCTACGCGGCGCTCGACACGCACTACCTCCTCGCGCTGCGCGACATGCTCGCGGGCGAGCTCGACACGCTCGGCGCCAGCGAGCAGGCGCGCCGCGAGTTCGAGCGGATCGCGGCGGTCGTCGCCCGCGAGCGGGTGTTCGACCCCGAGGGCTTCCGGCGGCTGCGCGGCGCCCGCGAGCTCGACCCGGCCGGCCTGGCCGTCCTGCGCGCGATCTACGTCGCGCGCGAGGAGCGGGCGAGCGGCCTGGATCGTCCGCCGTTCAAGGTCCTCGGCGAGGACGCGATGATCGCCATCGCCCGCCGGCTCCCGCGCGACGCGGACGAGCTCGGACGCATCCCGGGCGTCACCCCCTCGGTGATGCGGCGGCTCGGTGACGAGATCCTCGCCGCGGTGCGTGCGGCGGCGCCGCCGGTCTCCGAGGGCACCTGA